The following nucleotide sequence is from Coffea eugenioides isolate CCC68of chromosome 10, Ceug_1.0, whole genome shotgun sequence.
GTTTTGGGGACAGGGGTTGAGGTTCGTGTGTGTATCAAACTACCAGCTTCACAACACCAAGTCAAGTATTCTGTCTCCCCTGCGAGAATTGATTTTGTTCATGGGTGACGAATTTTGCTTAAACATCAACGGCGGGAAGGGGGACATATTCTTTCTTCTCCCCCTTCCCGGATAAACAAAGAAagcttaaaatttttttcatgcTGCCACATAATATCCAAAGCTGATGGAAGCCAATAATTCTGAATAACATCTCATAACACATATGGTTTAGTTGCATAATTTACTTATCTGCTAGCACACAACTGCCTGTTTCTCATCAGAGTATTTTATTCTGCTATAGCTGATGCATCGTTGATCTATTAGTAGACTTAGACAAATCATATGCAGGAACCCGTGAATCGAATTGACAGTGTTACACTTCAATTTGATACAACTGCTATCAACTTCTCACGCATATCTATCATGTGCTTGAACACTTTGTCGTGAGGTGGCATTAATTCTTTCATGACTGGATCTTCAAGAACGTAATCAATCCATGCAGCGAGCACAGGCATATTTTGCTGATCAATGAGTTGTATCTTTAAAGCTTCCTGCTCAATTCTAGCCAAGTATGCAATCCAGCCAATAGCAACATCTGCAAAACCTATCTTCGTGCCTCCAAAACAGCGTTTCCCATCCAGTCCACTTTCTAGGGTCTTCAGATGTTCACGAGCTTCTCTTGCACCCTTTTCCAGCTCCTCCCCGACTTTGGAGATTGTTCCTACCAGTGCAGGCACACACTGGAAAGAaaagattcaaaaaaaaaaaaaggagctcTGTAAATGAAATCAACTTCAGTAATGTGTGAACTTGGAATCTTTACAGGGAACATTAAATATTCTTTCTATATTGACTCGCAAGTCGCGATATAAAAAACTGATATATGATGCAACCTGTGTTATTATGCTTCTAGTGGAGTAGTCTCATGATGGATATAAGATTACAAACGTTGACACATAATTACAGGATAAATACGACATCAATGCCACCCAATTGGTGACCAGCTGCTTTAATCTGTATATGGCTGAAAGCATTCACTTAACTTCCACTAACTCATCACTaaattaatcaatttgattGCTCAAATACTCAAAGAGAGATCCTTTCGGGACAGATCTCATTGCCTCTCGGACTAAGACTTTTAAGTTAGATACTCACAAATCTCACTTGGGAGACAAAACTTCATAAAGCTGGTATTAAATTGCTTTGTGATCACAGTATGCTTAAAATTTGCCTGAAATATACATCACAGCAAGGGAAAAATCTCTGGACTACTCAGTCATCCTTGCGCTCCAACTAAAATATTAGTATTCATATTTTCTACTGTAAACAGTACAAATTGTTGTGATCTGCAGAATTATGCCTTCTTACTTACCTTCTCATCAACAAATTTGGCCCAAAAGCGCGATCTAGCCCTTTCATAAGGATCTTCAGGGAGGAGTGGATTATGCTTCCAAACTTcatcgatatactcgagtattacaaGGGATTCTGATATTGATTTCCCGTTGTGCAGCAGAACTGGAATCTTCTTATAAACAGGATTGCTCTGCAAGAGCAGGGGGCTCTTGTTTCCAAGATCTTCTTCTTGGTACTCATATTCAATGCCTTTGAGTTTCAATGCCGACCTAACCCTGAGTGCAAAAGGGCTTCCCCAGTATCCCAGCAATTTGACACCCTCTCCTGCCATTCTCGAACCTAAAGCTTAGTGGCAAGCAAAGCTTCTCAGTCTATCTCAGTAGTGttacgctgcaatttttttacTTGGTTCACCCACCTAATATCCCTGCAATTTTAAAGGCTTGACAAGAAGGCTAAAAATGATCCTCCCTGTTTGAGTGCTGACTAAATAGGAGA
It contains:
- the LOC113749789 gene encoding glutathione transferase GST 23-like, whose translation is MAGEGVKLLGYWGSPFALRVRSALKLKGIEYEYQEEDLGNKSPLLLQSNPVYKKIPVLLHNGKSISESLVILEYIDEVWKHNPLLPEDPYERARSRFWAKFVDEKCVPALVGTISKVGEELEKGAREAREHLKTLESGLDGKRCFGGTKIGFADVAIGWIAYLARIEQEALKIQLIDQQNMPVLAAWIDYVLEDPVMKELMPPHDKVFKHMIDMREKLIAVVSN